TCCCTGCTCAATCTGTTCTTGTTCTATTTCCTTCGCTGCGGCTTTCGCAGGTTCCCGTTGTGGACTTGGCAGAATGATAGTAGTGTACGTATCCCCTCGATCTACGAAGGAACAAATGATATTCTCCTCTCTATCAGTTGATTCACCATTGTTCCATTTATACAGAGTTTCAAAGAATGCCTCTGCCATTTCTTTTTCACTAAATATCACCCCGATAGACCATCCACTCGGAGTCCCAACATAGAGGTTTCCTTCCCACGTCGAGTTATCCCACTTCTCAGGCAAGGGATGAACAAAGGCGCTCGTGATTGACAGGACGATTCTCTCTAATATTTGCTCTATTATTATTAGACCGATAGATAGACCAATTCCGAAAGGAGATCGAATAGAAATAATAGAAGTGATAACACCAATTAGCGTTAGTACCCTTCCTGTCCATTTCACCTTCGTTTCGTGTGTCTCGTGAACGACAATTTTTGGGAGATGACCTTCCTTCTCGATTCTAATCCAATTCCTACGCCGATTATTAGCCAAAATAAGTTTGTTGCGTACTCTAATCCAGTAGCGCCGAAAGAGATCACGAAGAGGCCAGTCAATACCCATCAGAAGATACCAGTCATAATAGGTATTAGAAACCTTTGCTGAACGTAACCGTCCAAATGCCCGCAGCGAAACTGGAATTAGCAGATTATTCGGTTATATCTTGTTCAAGATTTACCTTAATCGATAGAATATGAATTGAATTCTCGTCCAGTGGCTCCTCTTCCCCACCGTCTGCATAGAAGCCATCACCTCGTCTGAAATCTGAACCGTAGCCAGTAAGATGGTTAATCCGGTTATAGGTATGCTCATTTCCGATATATCCCATAAACAATTCCGTAAATAGCGATTTCGGCTGCTTGCTGTGATATTTCTGGGTCAAGATTGTATCATCCTCAAATTCTCTTAAGTCAGTTCCCACAACCGATACTGCAGGAACAACCGCCATCCCGTTGGTAGAATAATCAATTACGAATGAATCTGTAGTGAGTCGAAGCATACTTTCGCACTGTTCCCTCAATTTACCAAAATTAGTATAATGTCCACTTTCCCGCCTCTTTGCTTGAACTAATATCGCCGTTTGTAGTGTGTAGCCAGATGATGAGACATCATACATAATTGCATAATCTGCACCTATATCACTCTCCATATGTCTTTGGACTCTGTCAGCAGTCACATAGAACTCGTCAGGAATACTGTCGTTAGAAGGAACGTGGCTAGCGATTTCTTGAAGGAATCCACTAGTAATATCATCCTCTTCTTTATGGATTGCAGGATCGGATATAGAGTAGTTGTCAATTGTATTCTCCGCTGCTTCTTGGATTTCCTCACCTAATGCGTAAGCATAACTCCCGTAATCCTTAATCATAGAGAGAGTTGAATCGTAGAGTGGAATATAATTAATCAATAGGAAGAAGAGTATACCCCAGAATATCTCGGGTGATCTAAATATCCCTGATATAATCACGCCGTCTCTCTGCTTTGTCAGCGCTTGAACCCTTGTTGTAGTGTTTGTCCAGTACCTTTCCGCTCATATTGACCTGTTCTCTGGTCACGTCCTTGGGTTGTCTCGTGTTCTGAGTGTCTATCCGATCGATGACCGTTTAGCTAAACACGGTCTGAGAGGCGCGTGAGATAAAGAAGGAGGTCGCGTTCAGATGGGTCTGAGGAATATTTAGACTCAGGTCATTTTCAAATTCTCTATTGAAATCTTGGTTTCACCTTCTTGTTCTGCTTTTCTCCCTGCTTTGTGTAGTGTTTTGAGTGCTGTTCGGCAGTCACCTGAGTTTTCGGCTACCTGTTGGGCGATGGCCTCGATGACTTCGTCCGGTACGGCTCCAGGCTGAAACGCCTTCTCGGCTCGTTTCTCAAGGATTTCCTGGAGCTGTGAAGCGTTGTAGGGCTGGAATTGGAGTGTTTGACAGTTCAAACGTGAGCGGCTTCTGGGATCGAGTTGGACTTGTTGTGGTGGCTGGTTGGAGACCATTACTAGGCCGAGGCTGTTTTGGCTTTCTTGGTTGACCATTGAGAGGTCGTAGATGACTTCGGTGGGGTCTTCCAGTTGGTCAAATTCGTCGATTGCGACGGCAACGCCTCGGTTTTTGTCCAGCCACTCCTTGATCTTCGACAGGAGTTCGTCGATGGGTTTGCCCTTCCGCGGTGCTGGGTACCCGAATTGTATAAGTAGTTCTGTTAGGAGGCTGGGGCGGGTGTTGTATTTCCAAGAGTTGATGAAGACGGCTTTGCCCGAGGTTTCGTCTTCGAATTTGTCGAAGACGTGTTTGACTGTCGTTGATTTCCCTATGCCGGCGGGTCCGTGTACCAACAGATTCTCCGGCGTTTTTCCGTGTCTTACGGGTTTGATTGCTTGTGCTATGCGTTGGATCTCTGTTTCTCGGCCTACCGGTTTCTCCGGTTGGTGGCCGCTGTCAAGGTATTTTTCCGACCGGAAAATGTTCCCTTCTGAATTGGATTCAAACACGTCTGGTTTGGACACCTCCCTAAGTGATTCTGTTTTTCCGAGTTTTAGTTTCAAAAGAGAGGGTTGGCTCCTTGTTTCACTTGCAGAGCCGTAGACAAACCAGAAAACAACCGGAATAA
This is a stretch of genomic DNA from Halobellus sp. MBLA0158. It encodes these proteins:
- a CDS encoding Cdc6/Cdc18 family protein, which gives rise to MSQRLLVVNKGELLFKAVTRVVPVIPVVFWFVYGSASETRSQPSLLKLKLGKTESLREVSKPDVFESNSEGNIFRSEKYLDSGHQPEKPVGRETEIQRIAQAIKPVRHGKTPENLLVHGPAGIGKSTTVKHVFDKFEDETSGKAVFINSWKYNTRPSLLTELLIQFGYPAPRKGKPIDELLSKIKEWLDKNRGVAVAIDEFDQLEDPTEVIYDLSMVNQESQNSLGLVMVSNQPPQQVQLDPRSRSRLNCQTLQFQPYNASQLQEILEKRAEKAFQPGAVPDEVIEAIAQQVAENSGDCRTALKTLHKAGRKAEQEGETKISIENLKMT